DNA sequence from the Methanofollis formosanus genome:
ATTTTCAGGGAACACAAGAAAAATGGGATAGATATCAACAAACCCATCAGAGCTCTTGTCAGTTATAAATTGACGGATAACTTCAGCATAAAACGATCTCACGAATGGATCAACCGCCCTGAAGTTCTTGCTGAATTTGATCTCCCTTCCTTCAGCGAAAGAACACTGTATCGTGTCCTTGAAATCCTTGGTGCCAACCGGGATGAAATCACCTCTGACCTCCAGAACGTCCTTTTTGAGCGATATGATTTTGAGCATATGAACATCAACATGGACTGGACCAGCATTGTTCTTCATGGCACTGAGGCTAAGCTTGGAAAATATGGCTATGGCCATGATCATCGGCCGGACAAAAAACAGATTACAGTCGGCGTCACAGAACTTGCAGATCCCATCAATATCCCGATTGGGATGACGATCGAACCCTGCAATCTCAATGATCAGACCCACTTCAAGAAGACCTATCGGCAATCAAGCGGCAGACTCAGAGAGGGATCTCTGGTAATATTCGACAAAGGAGCGAATAGTGTTGCCAATACCCGGATGATTCGGGCAGATAATCTGCAGTACATTACCGGAAAGAAGCTCAACAAGAGTGATGACAAGATAATCGCTGAATTTGAAACGTATGGTCCTCAAGTTATTGATGCGGAATCCGGGTTTCAACAATGAGAGGGAGCATTGGCGCATCGTAGAGACATAAAGAGAGGTGGGATTTCGGGGGGCAATTTCCCTGATTTGCAGCGGGATTCCCGATATTCGACAAGAAGATCGCTCTCTAACAAAAGTACATTTATTTTGGGACAAATTATGGATTCCAGCAAAATATGATCGTAAAATCGACCTTACGGAAAGGAAAATTCATTCTTGGCGATATGATAAACTCTCCATTCATCGTTGGTCCTACTGATACAACATGGTTACTCCTTGGCCGAGTTCTTGCCGTTTTATGGGATGTGCTTCTTGGTATGTAACTTAGACCCAACCCTTACCCTTCGCAATCAATATAATTCCTAAACCCAGAATCATGTAGGTGAGCACCCAAGCATACCCTGCACCGATGACCCCAAACTGAATAAGGAAGATATAACTGAGCCCTAGGAGAAGCACGAACCGGATCAAATTCATGACCATGATACCCCCTACTTGGAGACGGATATTCTGAAGGGGAATGAAAAGGTTGTATGCCGTTACAAAGAGACTGGAGACAGCGATTATTCTGAGCAAATCAAATGCGGCAAGATAATCTTTTCCGAAAAGTCCGAGAAGAAATTCTCCAAAGATGACAATAAACAGGACCGTCGGAGTAAGTATTATATAGGTCACCGTAAGGTTTCTAATTACTCCCCTCCGCAGGTTGATCCCATGGCTTCCTTCGATGAAGAAGGAGGTGCTCATCGCATTGGGGATGATGAGAACGAGATTTCCTATGGCGAAGGCAACATAGTAAAGGGCGGCCTCCTCAGGGCTAAGGAGGTTCACAATGAGGATTGGCATCACAAGCGATGGCACGCTCTGGAAAATATTTGCAAGATAGTTCAGGGAGGAAAAACGGAAAGTCTTCCGTATGAACTCCCGGTCGATTGGGGGAGTGAGGGTGACGTAGCCCCGGAGCATCACCAGGGCGAAGACGGCAGCGGCAAGGTAGGCGAAGCCGAAGGCGTAGAAGATCCCGAGGCTTCCGAGAAGGGCAAGGGGCAGGAGCAGGGGTAGCCGCACTCCCATGATGAGATTCTGGACGAACTTGAAGTCAGCCTTCCTGAAAGAGAGGAGGGCTTTGCCGGTGATGAGGGTGACAGAGTTGACTATAGCGAAGAGGAGGAAGAGGGAAGCGTAGTCCCTGATGAAGGCGATCTCGGGAGAGATGAGATCGATGGCGGCGAGATAGATGATACCGACCACAATCGTTGCCCCAGTCGTGATCCAGAGGCAGGTGTTGAAGACCCGGCTGTGGTCATTGGAGGGCATGAACCTGATGATGGTAATGTCAAAACCGAGACGCGAGAAGGCCATCACGAGGCCAAGGGAAGAGATAAGGGCGGTGGCGATCCCAACCTCCCCGACGGTATACAGCCGCGCTGCAAGTGTCCAGAAGAGGAACCCGAAGCCAACGTCCGCAAACCTTCCGAGAGTGATGTAAAAGGAATTCTTGTAAAACGGGTTCCTGAGGTAGTCGTGTATTTCAGGGATGGTTTTTGGGAGGGATATGTCCATGGGTCATCTGAGGCTTGGCAGAGTTCTGCTGCTGGTCTTTTGTCACTCTAACTTTGGGTAGGCAAGGGAAATGAATGATTGGATTTATTTCAGGGAATGCCCATTCTTACCTCCCCTCCCGATCCCCCGGTACGCAAACCCCGCCCTGATCCACGCATCTGGATCCACCACGTTCCGCCCGTCAACGATCACCGGCCACTTGCACCCACACAACCCCTCCACCCGCTCAGCCACCAACCCCCGATACTCCCGATGCCCCGCAAAGACCACGACCGCGTCCGCACCGCGGATTACTGCCTCAAGATCCTTCGACAACCCAGCTGGCACATCCGGCGCCGTCGCGGGGTCCACCCAGGGATCATGCACTCTAACCTCCGCTCCCGCCGCGATCGCCATCTCATAGAACGGCTCCGAGGGCGTATTCCTCGCATCATCCGAATCGTTGATGAAGGCCCATCCGAGGAGGGCGATCTTCGAGCCTTTCAGGGTCTTCCCCGTCTGCGCGAGGGCGGAGGTGGTGAGGTGGAGCATATGCGCCGGCATGAAGTCGTTGATGCCGCGTGCCAGGGTGTACAGCGACTCTCTCCCATCCGGGAAGTCGAGGGCGTTGGGCCCAAGCTGCTGCACCCCCCGCTCCAGGTGGTAGGTGTCCTTGGTGAGGCAGTGGCCGCCGACGCCGGCGCCGGGCCAGAGGACGGCCCGGGTGATCCCCTCCCCCTTCAGCGAGGCAACGCCGTCACGAACATCGTAGACGTTGATGCCCATCGCCTCGCAGTACAGGGCGAGTTGGTTGATGGCGGCGATCTGGAGATCGCGGAAGGTGTTCTCCGCGGTCTTGGTCACCTCGGCGGCGGTGGCGGTCATCGGGATGACCTGGCCGGTGGTGAGGACTCTGGAGTAGAGCTCGACGGCCCGCCGGGTGGAGACCTCGTCGATGCCGCCGACGCAGCGGTCGTGCTCGCGGATGTTCCTGAGGAGGCGGCCGACCATCACCCGTTCGGGGGCGTGGGCGAGGGCGAAGTCCTCGCCCGCGACGAGGCCCGACTCCGCTTCGAGGATCTCTCTCGCCATGCCGGCGGTGGTGCCGGGGGTGATCGTCGACTCGAGGACGACGAGGGTGCCGGGCGTGAGGTGGCGACCGACGTTTCTGATCCCCTCGATGAGGGGAGTGAAGTCGGGGAGGAGGTCTTTGGGATCTTTGAAGGGCGTCTGGATGGCGAGGGTGACGGCGTCGCACTCGGCGACCTTCGAGAAGTCTGGGGTGCAGGAGAAATTTCCAGATGAGACGACCTTCTGGAGGAGGTCTTCGAGCCCGGGCTCCTCGCCCTTCAGGGGCGACTCGCCCTGGTTGAGCCTCGCGATCTTGTAGCCCGAGGTGGGCGAGTCGCGCTGGAAGCCGTAGACGTGCTCGATCCCCGGGGCGTCCGCAAAGAGGAGGGCGGCCGGGATGCCGACATAGCCCATGCCGAAGACGCCGATCTTTCGGATCGGGCCGCGCTGTTCGATGAGTTCTTGTAAAGATGTCATAGTGTTGCTCCGTGCTTGATCGCGTCGCAGACCTGCACGTTGGCGAGTCCCTGCGCGGGCGTCACCGGGAAGGGCGTGCCGTCCCTGGCGCAGCGCACAAAGGTCTGGAGTTCGGTCTTGAGGGGTTCGACCTTGTTCACCAGGAGCTTCTCGATGATGTTCTCCTGGTGGTACAGCCCGTTGGTCTGGTCGTAGGTGCAGGGCTTGCGGTAGACGTACACCTCCTGGGCCATGAAGTCGGCCTCGATGGTGCGGCTCTCCTCCTCGATGTAGATGGACCTCACCTTCTTGGAGGACTTGCGGGAGGCGGAGAGGTAGACCGGGGTGGTGCCGAAGGTGGCGAGGGCGGCGGCGACGTCGGCGGTGCCGGTGGCCTGGATGGTGTACGCCTGGTCAGGGAAGAGGACGTTGAAGGCGACGTCGATGTCGTGGATCATCAGGTCCTCAACGACCGAGGAGCCGGTGACGCGGGCCGAGGCCGGGTTGTGGCGGTTGAAGGAGACGTACAGGGGGTCGTGGACGAGCCCGGCGATCTCGGTGACGACCGGGTTGAAGCGCTCAATGTGCCCGACGCCGACGACGACGTCGTCCGGGATCATCCTGATGAGGGCTGCGCCCTCCCCGGTGGTGAGGCAGATCGGCTTCTCGACGAGGGTGTGCACCCCAGCCGCGATCACCTCGCCGGCGGTCCTGAAGTGGTACGGCGTCGGGACGCAGACCGAGACGCACTCGGCCTTGCTGAGGAGTTCGTCCATCGAGCGGCAGACCTCCGCGCCGGTCGCGGCCGCCACCTTCTCCGCGGCGGCGGTGTCGAGGTCGTAGACATAGGTGGTGCCGACCTCTTTGAGTTCGGTGTACACCCGGACGTGGTTCCGCCCCATCGCCCCGGTCCCGATGACGCCCGCGTCCATCTTTAGATCACCTCGTTGATCGTGTCGCAGATATATGTCCGGCCCTCGTTGGTGACGTTGGGGTGGACCGGGATGGAGAGCACCGATGCCGCGAGCGCCTCGGAGATCGGGCAGGCGCCTGCTCCGGCATAGAGGGGCTGGCTGGAGAGGGCGACGGGGTAGTGGACGGCGCAACCGATCCCATGCTTGCGGAGATGAGCCATCAGGTCGTCCCGTGAGAGCGGGAAGGCGTCGGTGACCCGGAGGGAGTATTGGTGCCAGACATGGGTTCTGCCGGGGGCGACCGCCGGCAGCACCAGGCCGGGGGCGGTGATGTGGGTGCGGTAATACTCGGCGTTCTCCTGCCGCCGACGGTTGAAGCCGTCGAGTTTTTTGAGTTGCACTCGGCCGACTGCCGCGGCGAGGTCGGTCATCCGGTAGTTGTAGCCGAGTTCGGTGTGGAGATATTTGTCGGCCTGGCCGTGGTTGATGATCCGGCGGAGGTGTACCTTATACTCGTCGGAGGCGGTCGTCACCATCCCGCCCTCGCCGGTCGCCATGTTCTTGGTCGCATAGAAGGAGAAGCAGGCAAGGTCGCCGAGCGACCCGGTCCTCTGTCCGTGATATTCCCCGCCATGGGCCTGGGCGGCGTCTTCGATGAAGACGAGATTATTATCATCGCAGATCTCGCGCAGCGCCCCAGCATCGCAGGGCTGGCCGTACAGGTGGACGCCTACGACCGCCTTTGTCCGGGAGGTGATCTTCGCATTCACGTCGGTCGGGTCGACCGTGGCGGTCGCCCGCTCGACGTCGGCAAAGATCGGCACCGCCCCGCACATTGAGACCGAGGAGGCGGTCGCGAAGAAGGTGAAGGCGGGAACAATCACCTCGTCGCCCGGCCCGACGCCGGCGGCGAGCAGCGCGGCGTGGAGGGCCGCGGTGCCGGAGTTGACGGCGACGGCGTGTGGGACACCGCAGTACGCGGCGAACTCGTTTTCAAACGCGGCGGTCTCCGGGCCCTGGGCGATCATGCCCGAGTCGAGGACGGCGGTGACGGCCTCTGCTTCCTCGCTTCCGAGGGAGGGCTGTGCGATGGGTATCTGCATGGGGGTGCTCCAGATTGAATGCGCTGTTATTTTCGTGGAGATATGTATAAAGATTTGTATTTTTATCTGGAAATAGGAGGGAATTAAACACATTCAGAAGAGGTGGAGCGCATGGAGAAGGCATGGGAGGAGTGGTTTGCGAAGGCTTCCGCGACCGCGGGGGCGAGGCGGCGGCACTCGGCCATGAAGAGCGCGGACGAGAAGAGAAACATCCCTGAGTTCCAGAGGTAGCCGTCGCGGAGATATGCTTCGGCGGTCTCCTGGTCGGGCTTCTCGACGAAGGCGCCCACCGCGTGGCCGCCGGGCAGGTCGTCGCCGGGCCTGATATAGCCGTAGCCGGTGTGTGGGGAGGTGGGGGTGATGCCGAAGGTGACGAGGCGGTCCTTCGCGAGGGCGGCGGCGGCGCGGAAGGCCTTGGTGTACTCCTCGTCAGGGGTGACCAGCTGGTCAGAGGGGAGGACGGCGACGACGGCGTCCTCACCGTCCAGGGCCGTCATGCCGTAGACGATCGCCGGGAGGGTGTTTTTCCCCTCAGGCTCGACGAGCACCCGGCCCCCGGCACCGATCGCCGCGAGCTGGTCGGCGACCAGGAAGCGGTGGGCGGCGTTGGTGACGACGTATACCTCCTCGGGCTCGGAGAAGAGAAGCGCCCGCTGCACCGTCTTCTGGAAGAGGGACTCGTTCTCGAAGAGGGGGATGAACTGTTTTGGGTAGCAGGTGCGGCTGAGGGGGAAGAGCCGCGTGCCGCTGCCGCCGGCAAGGATGAGGGTCTTCATGGTGTGGTACTCCCGATAGATCGCGCTCTCATTTTCGCGTGTCAATTCATAAAGTTGTGCATTTTTTCCTGAAAAATGGGGATAGTTAAACAGATTCAGAAGGGGTGGAGCGCATGGAGGTGCTCCTTCGGTGCCTGGATCGCGATCCTGCATGGATGCCGACCCCCCTGCAATGTTCCCGGCAGGTTCGCCGATGGATCTCGTGGCGTCGCATCAGCGTCAGAAAAATCCGGCGGTATTGTCTCTTTCTCTGGTCTGAATCGCTAGA
Encoded proteins:
- a CDS encoding transposase; this translates as MFLVMFESTKMQTELRTIQIEPNENISFPIVILLAVTSHYEILNFTDIFREHKKNGIDINKPIRALVSYKLTDNFSIKRSHEWINRPEVLAEFDLPSFSERTLYRVLEILGANRDEITSDLQNVLFERYDFEHMNINMDWTSIVLHGTEAKLGKYGYGHDHRPDKKQITVGVTELADPINIPIGMTIEPCNLNDQTHFKKTYRQSSGRLREGSLVIFDKGANSVANTRMIRADNLQYITGKKLNKSDDKIIAEFETYGPQVIDAESGFQQ
- a CDS encoding oligosaccharide flippase family protein is translated as MDISLPKTIPEIHDYLRNPFYKNSFYITLGRFADVGFGFLFWTLAARLYTVGEVGIATALISSLGLVMAFSRLGFDITIIRFMPSNDHSRVFNTCLWITTGATIVVGIIYLAAIDLISPEIAFIRDYASLFLLFAIVNSVTLITGKALLSFRKADFKFVQNLIMGVRLPLLLPLALLGSLGIFYAFGFAYLAAAVFALVMLRGYVTLTPPIDREFIRKTFRFSSLNYLANIFQSVPSLVMPILIVNLLSPEEAALYYVAFAIGNLVLIIPNAMSTSFFIEGSHGINLRRGVIRNLTVTYIILTPTVLFIVIFGEFLLGLFGKDYLAAFDLLRIIAVSSLFVTAYNLFIPLQNIRLQVGGIMVMNLIRFVLLLGLSYIFLIQFGVIGAGYAWVLTYMILGLGIILIAKGKGWV
- a CDS encoding nucleotide sugar dehydrogenase, which codes for MTSLQELIEQRGPIRKIGVFGMGYVGIPAALLFADAPGIEHVYGFQRDSPTSGYKIARLNQGESPLKGEEPGLEDLLQKVVSSGNFSCTPDFSKVAECDAVTLAIQTPFKDPKDLLPDFTPLIEGIRNVGRHLTPGTLVVLESTITPGTTAGMAREILEAESGLVAGEDFALAHAPERVMVGRLLRNIREHDRCVGGIDEVSTRRAVELYSRVLTTGQVIPMTATAAEVTKTAENTFRDLQIAAINQLALYCEAMGINVYDVRDGVASLKGEGITRAVLWPGAGVGGHCLTKDTYHLERGVQQLGPNALDFPDGRESLYTLARGINDFMPAHMLHLTTSALAQTGKTLKGSKIALLGWAFINDSDDARNTPSEPFYEMAIAAGAEVRVHDPWVDPATAPDVPAGLSKDLEAVIRGADAVVVFAGHREYRGLVAERVEGLCGCKWPVIVDGRNVVDPDAWIRAGFAYRGIGRGGKNGHSLK
- a CDS encoding Gfo/Idh/MocA family protein, yielding MDAGVIGTGAMGRNHVRVYTELKEVGTTYVYDLDTAAAEKVAAATGAEVCRSMDELLSKAECVSVCVPTPYHFRTAGEVIAAGVHTLVEKPICLTTGEGAALIRMIPDDVVVGVGHIERFNPVVTEIAGLVHDPLYVSFNRHNPASARVTGSSVVEDLMIHDIDVAFNVLFPDQAYTIQATGTADVAAALATFGTTPVYLSASRKSSKKVRSIYIEEESRTIEADFMAQEVYVYRKPCTYDQTNGLYHQENIIEKLLVNKVEPLKTELQTFVRCARDGTPFPVTPAQGLANVQVCDAIKHGATL
- a CDS encoding DegT/DnrJ/EryC1/StrS family aminotransferase, whose protein sequence is MQIPIAQPSLGSEEAEAVTAVLDSGMIAQGPETAAFENEFAAYCGVPHAVAVNSGTAALHAALLAAGVGPGDEVIVPAFTFFATASSVSMCGAVPIFADVERATATVDPTDVNAKITSRTKAVVGVHLYGQPCDAGALREICDDNNLVFIEDAAQAHGGEYHGQRTGSLGDLACFSFYATKNMATGEGGMVTTASDEYKVHLRRIINHGQADKYLHTELGYNYRMTDLAAAVGRVQLKKLDGFNRRRQENAEYYRTHITAPGLVLPAVAPGRTHVWHQYSLRVTDAFPLSRDDLMAHLRKHGIGCAVHYPVALSSQPLYAGAGACPISEALAASVLSIPVHPNVTNEGRTYICDTINEVI
- a CDS encoding mannose-1-phosphate guanylyltransferase; the encoded protein is MTRENESAIYREYHTMKTLILAGGSGTRLFPLSRTCYPKQFIPLFENESLFQKTVQRALLFSEPEEVYVVTNAAHRFLVADQLAAIGAGGRVLVEPEGKNTLPAIVYGMTALDGEDAVVAVLPSDQLVTPDEEYTKAFRAAAALAKDRLVTFGITPTSPHTGYGYIRPGDDLPGGHAVGAFVEKPDQETAEAYLRDGYLWNSGMFLFSSALFMAECRRLAPAVAEAFANHSSHAFSMRSTSSECV